AACCACTCCAATAACGCCCAAGCCTAAAAATAAATAACCTTGTGTTTTAGCATCTTTATCTTCAGCTTTAAGTTCCAAGTCCGCTATTTCCAGACCTTTAGAGCTTCCATCAATAATTTGATATCCTTTGTATCCTCCGTAAATTCCAGCTACTAATAATACAATTGCAATAATTTTCTTCATACTAAAAATTTTATAATTTTTAGGAAGATAGAAAAAAATATTAAACAATGCAATTTTTTTATATTTTTTATCAAAAATATTTCTATAAAAGCAAAAAACATTTGGAAATGTTTTACTCTTAGTTTGTTCGAGCAAATCCCCCCCTTCTCTACTCTAACTTTGTTTTCTAAGGCATATGTTTATAGTTGATTTATAAAAAATAGATTAACTATCTATTATAATTTTGTCTGTTTATTTTTTAATGATATTTTTGCTGAAAAATTCGGTTATGAAAATAAACTTGGACGATAAAAACCGACAAATTTTAGGTGTCTTACAACAAGATTCTTCCCTATCAGTGAAAGATATAGCGGCTAAAATTGGTTTGTCATTTACCCCTACATACGAACGAATAAAGGCTTTGGAAGAAGCAGGAGTCATTAAAAAATATGTAGCTTTGGTGGATCGTGAAAAAGTAGGGCTTGGCATTGTTGCTATTTGCAATGTACAACTCAAAGAACAATCCAAAAAAGCGCTTTTAGCTTTTGAAAAAGCAGCTTGTTTAGTTCCTGAAATTATTGAAATTATATGTGTTTCAGGTCAATATGATTATATGTTACGCATTGTTTCTACGGATATAAAAAAATACAACGAATTTGTTATGGATGTGATTTCGAGCCTTCCTAATGTGTGGCATTATCATTCGAGCATTATTCTTTCCGAAGTGAAACAAGAAACAGCTTATCATCTGCCTCAAATACAAGAGAATTAGGTAGTTTTATAAAAAAGTATGATAACCATTTTTAACGTCAGGCTAAACGAAGTTGAAGCTTTATGATTATGAGTTTTCATTTTGCTCAAGCTAACGGAAGTTGTGTCTTTTTGACATAATCATACTCTTTTAAAATCAATATTGAAAATTAAAATCGTTTTAAAAGGTCACATAGTAGAGAATGAACAGATTTCATCGCTTGACAGTTACTCAAATAGAAAAACTTACACCAAGTGCCGTAAAAATCAGTTTTCAAATTCCTGAAAATCTTCGAAAAGTGTTTGAATTTGAGGCTGGTAATTACATTACTTTACAAACCACTATTGATAATCAGTTAGTGCGTAGAGCCTACTCCATTTGTTCAGCAATTGATGACGAACAAATTAGTGTAGCGATAAAACGTGTTCCTAATGGTATTTTTTCTACGTATGCCACTACTCAATTAAAAGTGGGTGATCAGCTGGAAGTGATGTCGCCACGAGGAAGTTTTATTTTCTTTCACGATATCTTTGGTAATCAAGATTTGGTGCTTTTTGCTGCTGGAAGTGGTGTAACCCCAATGATGAGCATCATAAAAAGTGCTTTGCGAAAAACCAAAATCAAGGTTGTTTTAGTATATGGCAATCGTTCTATAGAAGAAACGATGTTTTTCGACGAAATAGAAAGCCTTAAGAAAGAATTTTCAGGACGTCTGTTCGTCGAATATCTATTTAGCAGACATTCGTGGAGCAATACGATGTTCCGACGTATCGATGTGCAAATGGTGGATTTTGTACTTAAAAAGTATGCGTATTTAAACTTGGGGCGCTATTACACTTGCGGTCCAGAACAAATGGTTAATGATATCAAAGAATATCTTTTGCAAATAGGTATTTCTCCCTACAAAATATTTACGGAACTTTTTACCGTTTCGCAACAGCAAGCTGAGCCGATTTCTCTTGAAGGGAAAGTAAAAATTCACGCCGTTATTGGTCAGCATATTCTTGATTTTGAATCTGATAAAAATCAATCTTTGTTAGATGCTATTATAAATAATGGTGGAAATGCTCCGTATTCCTGTCAAGGTGGGGTGTGTAGCAGTTGTATAGCTCGTATTTCTGGAGGAACTGCGCAAATGATTAAAAACGAAACACTTACTGAAAAAGAAGTCGCTGCAGGGCTCATACTTACTTGTCAAGCGTTTGCCACCAGTGACGAAATTACGGTTGATTTCAACGACATATAGTAAAAAGATAAAATTAAACTAAAATTTATTTGTCTTAAAATAATTAAGACCTACTACCTTAACGATTTTTTTGTATATTCGCCCCTATGAATACAAATGATATAAATACAGTACGTTTGTTGTTAAATAAGCGCCCGAGAATCAGTATTATCCCTCATAAAAATCCTGATGGCGATGCTATGGGAAGTTGTTTGGGGCTTTATCTGTTTTTAAAAGAGCAAGGGCACGATGTTACTGTGGTTTCACCTAACGATTATCCTGAGAATCTTAAATGGTTACCTGCCTCTGAAAAAGTAATGATTTTTGATTTGAATGCCAGTGAAGTTACCCAACAAATAGCTAATTCGGAACTGATTTTTACTTTAGACTTTAATGCTTTATCAAGAGCCGATGGACTTACGGAACTATTACAGCATTCCAAAGCTGATTTTGTGATGATTGACCATCATCAACAACCCGAAAACTATGCAAAAGTTACTTTTTCCCAGCCTGATGCTAGTTCTACCTGTTCCTTGGTATATGAGTTTATTATTGCTTTGGGGTCAAGAGAGCAACTCAATACTGATATAGCTACTTGTTTATATACTGGATTGATGACCGATACGGGCAATTTTAAGTTTCAAACCACAAAGCCTGATACCTTCCGTATAGCAGCTGATTTGGTGGAACTTGGGGCTCAAAATGCTAAAATAAATACCCTCATATACGATACCAATTCTTTTTCACGACTACAACTGCTTAGCGTTGCACTCAAGAATATGGTCTATTTAAACGATATTGATGTAGCTTACACCTATTTAACTTATAATCAACTCGTTGAATATCAGTTTCAAAAAGGAGACACTGAAGGTTTTGTTAATTATGGTTTGAGCATAAAAGATACCAAAATGGCAGCTTTTTTTATTGAAGAAAAAGAACAAGGCTATGTTAAAATTTCATTTCGTTCCAAAGAAAATACCGATGTCAATGCCTTTGCCAGAGCTTACTTCAACGGAGGTGGGCATATCAATGCTGCAGGTGGGCGCTTCGATGGAACAATTACTGATGCTATAACACATTTTTTGCAAGTACTCCCCCAATTTTTAAAAAATCAGTAAAAAATGAAAAAAAAAATATTTTATTGGGCTTTTGGTGTTTGTTTTTTGTTGCTTGGATGTACTGACCGTCCAGCACGTCGCCCTGTAACGGTTAAAACTAATACTTTTTTGAAAGAATCGGCGAAAAAAAACAAAGAATTACTCAAGGAAGAAGAAAAAGTAATCAATAGTATTATCGCACAAGATACATTGAATACTTACGTAGATTCCGAGCACGGATTTAAATATCATTATATTAGGCAAAACCCTGAAGCGACCTATACGGCAAAGTTTGGCGATATAGTCACCTACACTTATGGAATAACGAATCTTGAAGGGAAAACCATATATGAGATAACCCCAACACCTTTAGTATATTATGTGGATAAAGAAGAACTTTTTTACGGACTACGTACAGCACTTAAAATTTTAAAAGAAAATGAAACAGCACGATTTTTCTTTCCCTCAGAAATAGCCTTTGGGTATCACGGAGATAAAAACAAAATAGGTAGCAATCAGCCTATAATTGTGGAAGTTACTGTTCTAAAAATCGAAAAGGAAGAAAAATCAACATCTGAAAATCAACAATAATAAAAAGAGTAATTTTAATTTGTATTATATGAAAAAAATGAACTTTATGATGCTTCTATTGGCATCGGTATCGTTTTTAAGTTGCAAAACTGCCAAATATCCTGAACTGGGAGAAGGTTTATTTGCTGACATTCAGACTTCTAAAGGAGATATTGTAGTGAAATTACACTACAAAGAAACCCCCGTTACTGTTGCTAACTTTGTAACTTTAGCAGAGGGTAAAAACAAACACGTTACTGAGGAATATAAAGGAAAACCTTATTATGACGGAACTATATTTCATCGTGTAATTAGCGGATTTATGATTCAAGGTGGAGACCCCACAGGAACTGGAATGGGAAGCCCTGGTTATCGTTTTGATGATGAAATTGTAGAAAGTTTAAAACACAACAAAAAAGGAATTCTTTCTATGGCAAATGCAGGTCCCGCCACTAACGGAAGTCAGTTTTTTATCACTCACGTACCAACGCCTTTTTTAGATGGCAGACACACCGTTTTTGGAGAAACCGTATTAGGTGATGCCGTGATTGATTCTATTGCAAATGTTAAAACAGGGGCTAATGACCGTCCAGAACAAGCCGTAACGATTAAGAAAATTGATATTATTCGTAACGGAAATGAGGCAATAGAATTTGATGCTGTAAAAGTTTTCGATAATTATGTAGCGGAAAGAAACAGAAAAGAGCAAGAAATGGAAATTAAAACAAAAGCTCAGTCTGAAAAATTCTTATCAGAGATAAAAGTTCAAGAGAGTCAAGCCAAAGTATTGCCTTCAGGAGTTAAAATTTTTATGCTTAATGAGGGTAACGGAGAAAAACCTAATAACACCCAAGAAGTGTTGGTAAACTATGCGGGATATCTCACCAATGGTACTTTGTTTGATTCGAATATTAAACTAGTGAATGAACTTTACGGAAAATACGATATAAAACGAGAGGAAATGGAAGGGTATAAACCTTTTCCGATGCCTTATCATACATCGGCAAACCTTATTCCTGGGTTTAAAGAAGGATTACTTACTTTGAAAGTGGGTGATAAAGCTCGCGTATTTATTCCGTCGGCTTTGGCTTATGGGGAAAGAGGAGCAGGAGATGTGATACCACCCAATAGCGATCTTATTTTCGATATCGAAATTGTGGATATTGTCCAATAAAAAATTATAAAACTAAAAAACGCCTTTTAAAGGCGTTTTTTAGTTTTTTGCATTTACAAAAATCTGTTTTATCCGAAGCAAATTCTGTCTAAAACAGCTAACAATTCGTACATCTGTGGTGTACCTTTACTGCGATTAAATCTTCCAAAGAAATACAAAATGAACCAAATAATTACCATAATTCCCATTATCATCAAATCTAAATAATAGCTTTCTTTCAGAATGTAATGTGAATAGGCTGTAACACAAAAGAAAAGAAAAATACCTGCGACAACAAAATGCAGGAACATAAATAATGTCCATAGTGTAGGGTCAGGACCAAATAAAGCACGGATAAGTGTACCTCCATTCTCGTGAGGCTCAAACTCCAAGTGAAGATGTGGAGAATAAAATTTACGCCGTTGTTTGTGCAGGTAAATCCAAAGATGTTTATCGGAAATGGTAAACTCGTAATCATTTTTCAATTCTGATTTTAAAAATTTTACCCTTTCAAGAAGTTCTTCGGGCGTTTTTGAACTTTCTCTGCGAAAACGCGGTCGCAAAGGAATGCTCTTGTCTAAATTTTTCATTAGTTGCTATTGTTATGGTTTAACTATAAAAAGTATGATGATAATTCTTAGGTTAGGCTTCGACTTTGCTCAACCTGACAGAAAAACCGTTTGAATCACTTTTAAATATTGATTCATTTTTTCATCTTTTTTGAAAAAACATTATCCTTGAACTTGACTTAATCTTTAAAAATGAGTTTCATTTTTCATATCCCCTTACAACATCAATCGAGCATTTCGTTATCCTTTCCAGCTCGGTTCTTCATATAGGAATACAAGAGATACGCAAGTAGAGCAAGTACTACAAAAGGAAGCAGGTTACCTATAAAAAGTCCGATTTCATAAGAACTATCTGGAGCTTCGGCAATTTGCTTTTTAATTTCCTCCAAATGCTGTTCTTGCTTTGGGTTTTGTAATAAAAGTATCATCGATTTTTGAATTTTGCTAACATTTGTTTGGTTTGTTGAGAAAGTACGAGTTTTCCTGAGATTTCGGCATTCTTTGGAAGCTCTTGTATCCAGTGTTCGGTGTGTTGCCAAGTGATGCGTTTCATCTCGGAAAGTGCTACTGGATTGGATTGTAACAGTTTTTCTAAGAAATGTCCGATAGCTTCGTCCATTTCTTTACTATTTTCAAACACCCTTGCGTAAAGTCCTTTTTGTTGAGCCCAATAGGCGTTCTTCCATTGGTCTGGAGCCATAAAAAGCTCATTAAGTGCGGCTTGTCCAGCCTTTCTGAAGATTACGGGAGCAATCACGAAAGGACCTATACCCAGCGAAAGTTCTGATAAACGAATGGTGGCTGCCTCAACCGCGAACACATAGTCACACGCTGCGATAAGCCCCACACCTCCGCCAACAGCTTTGCCTTGTACACGCCCAATGATGAGTTTTTTACATTCACGCATCGCTAAAAAAAGATTAGCGAAGCCATTAAAAAACCGATTTCCCTCAGCTTCAGTTTCTATTGCTAACAATTCATCGAACGAAGCTCCTGCACAGAAAGCTCTGTCGCCTTCGCTTTTGAGCAAGATGATAGCAACTTCAGGATTGTTGGAAAGTACGTTTAACTCTTGAGCAAGTCGCTCCAAAAGTTCCAACGGAAAAGAATTCGCATTGGGATGCCCAAACTCAATGGTGGCAACTTTATTTTCGATTTTAGTATATAAAGAGCCGTTTTGTCTGTCTGTTGTCATAATGAAATAAAGTTTTCTCCAAAGATAGCTTAAATTCGATTAGTAGGTGCCATTTTTGAGGAAAGTTTTTTTATTTTCTTTCTTCAAAAATTTATTTCTTTATAATCCGTAGAATGAAATGTACATTTTTTGTAGGTTTCATCATCAAATAAAAGGTATATAAAAAATAAAACCACGGCAATTTAACTGCTCAAAAAGGGGGGGCTGTTGTATCTGAGGTGAGATTTTTGAAGAATCCGAACATTTGTTTTATAAATTTGTGACATAAAAAAAGTACTTGGAGATTGAGTATAGCATTCTAATTTAATTTTTCGAAATGGTTTTAAAAAGAAGAATAAATCGTACCTTTGCATAGTTGGTTTTTTCCCGACCAAATCAAATGTAATCATAATTTATTTTTAATATATGGAACTAAGTAAATATATCGACCACACCCTTTTAAAAGCAACTGCTACCGTTTCAGAAATAGAAACCCTTTGTAAAGAAGCCATTACTCACGATTTCTTTTCTGTTTGTGTAAATAGCGGATACGTTTCTTACGCTAAAGATTTTTTAAAAGAAACGGACATAAAAGTATGTAGCGTAGTGGGTTTCCCTCTTGGGGCAATGAGTACTCGTTCTAAAGTGTATGAAACCGAACAAGCCCTTGCCGATGGTGCAGATGAAATTGATATGGTAATCAATGTAGGTTGGTTACTGTCTGGTAAAATAGATGAAGTAAAACAAGAAATCTCTTTGATAAAAAAGGCTTGTGGAGACAAAGTACTAAAAGTCATTTTAGAGACTTGTTATCTGACTGATGATCAAAAACGTTTGGCGTGTGAGCTTTCTGTACAAGCTGGTGCCGATTTTGTGAAAACATCAACTGGTTTTGGCTCGGGAGGAGCAACCTTAGCAGACGTTCAACTAATTAAAGATTCCGTAAAGGGAAAAGCAAAAATTAAAGCCTCAGGAGGAGTACGTGATTTTCAAACAGCTATGGAATACATTAACTTAGGAGTACAGCGCATTGGAACTTCAAATGGAATTGCTATTGTTACTGGGGCTCAAGCCCAAGAAGGGTATTAAAAAATAATACCAATTTTAAAAATTGAAAACTAAAAAAACAAAACCTTAAATTAAGAGTTCCCAAACTCACTTTGGAAATTTCACTTAATGCGACAGTCAGTATTTTACACATAGTACTAAAGAAGCCCCTTTTAGGGGCTTCTTTAATATAAATCCTTAAAAATTTTCTATTAGAAAAAATAACGTCTGAAAGCCTCCATAGCTTCATATTTAGCTAATCCTAATTTGTGAAGCCTTTTAGCAGTATCGGAGTTACGCTCTTCGGCACGTTGCCAGAACTCGCGCATATCACTACCCATATACATTGCTCCATCTTTTTGAGATTGATGGAAGAAAATGGCTTGACGTTTGCGAAGTACTTGGTCTCTAGTCATTGGTACAATCATTTCCATTTCGTGTACATCCCACTCGTGCCAAGCGCCTCGGTAAAGCCATACCCAACAATCTTTCATATAATCTTCACCTTTTAAGCGTTCTAAAGCAGCAAAAATTCCATCTAAGCACACCTTGTGTGTTCCGTGAGGGTCTGCCAAATCTCCAGCTGCGTATATTTGATGTGGTTTTACTTCACGAATTAAATCTTCTATAATTTTGATATCAGCTTCGCCTATAGGTTGTTTTTCAACGGCTTGTGTCTCATAAAAAGGCAAGTTCAAAAAATGTAAGTTTTCATCGGGAACATTATAATAACGAGTTGCCCCATAGCATTCGTGACGACGAATGTTTCCTTTAAGTTTCCACACATCAAGGGTTTCTTTATCTCCTGCTTTTTTATTTCGAAGCACTTTTATAACTTCTTCCAGATGTGAAACATCGGTTTTCCCTAAAAGCATATCGTGAGCTACTTCTACAAATCGAAGAGCTTCGGTATCTGCTACGGCTGTACTTCCAGAGGTCTGGTATGCAATATGTACTTCGTGTCCTTGCTCTACTAAACGGTCGAAAGTTCCTCCCATTGAAATCACATCATCATCAGGGTGAGGACTGAATATGATTACACGTTTTTTATGAGGTACCTCTCGCTCTGGCCGATACTTATCGTCAGCGTTAGGCTTTCCGCCAGGCCACCCTGTAATGGCTCGTTGAATACGATTGAAAATATCGATATTCAAATCATAAGCAGACTTTTCTTGCAATAAATTCCCAAGTCCGTTTTCCAAATAATCTTCTTCACGAAGCCCCAAAATGGTTTTGCCTAGTTTTTCGCACAACCAAATCACCGCACGAGCAATTTCTTCTTGATTATTTTTAAAATCATATTCGCCCACTAACCAAGGGGTTTTATTGCGAGTAAGCTCACTGGCTGCTGTTTGATCAATAACGAAAGTGGTATTAGGGTGTTCTTGTAAAAAAGTAGCTGGAATTTGAGAAGAAATCTCTCCTTCAATAGTTTTAGCAATAATGGAGGCTTTAGGTTCGCCCCAAGCCAATAATACTATCCGGCGAGCTGCCATTACCGTACCTACCCCCATTGTTATGGCTTTGCTCGGAACGTTTTTATATCCGCCAAAAGTTTCTGCAGCATCTGTTTTAGTTACTTTATTAAGAGTAACCATACGAGTAGCCGAATTGATGTGCGACCCAGGTTCGTTAAAACCTATATGTCCCGTACGCCCAATACCTAAAAGTTGGAAATCAATCCCCCCTGCTTGTTCAATAGCTTTTTCATACTCGGTACAGTATTCACGTACCTCTTCGGCTTGAACCGTTCCGCTGGGAATATGAATGTTTTTAGGGTCGATATCAACGTGATCAAACAAATTTTTGTGCATAAATTGCCAATAACTTTGCTTGTCTTGTTTTTCCATCGGATAATACTCGTCTAAGTTGAAAGTAATCACGTTTTTAAAACTTAATCCTTCTTCTTTGTGCAAACGGATCAACTCTTTGTAAACTTTAACTGGCGAAGACCCCGTAGCCAACCCCAAAACACAATGTTTACCTTGCGCTTGCTTGCTTTTTATCAAATCGGCTATTTCACGAGCTACTGCCTCGGAAGCCGATTGTGAATCAGAAAAAATGACATTGTGTATTTTCTCGTAACGAGTTTCTTCAAACAACCCTGCTCTTTGATAGTCAATGGATTGCAATTTGTTTTTATCAATATTACTCATATTATAATGGTTGATTTATTATTCTGTTCAAAAACACGTCAAAAGTACGCATTTATTACCGAAAAAAATAATTTTTTTAAGATAACTTTATCCGATAATCTAAAGCCATTTTTCTTCAAATATACTTTCCTACGGCACAGAAACTTATTTTTTAAATGTAGATTTTGGAAATTGTACTACGCCAAACCTAATAAGTTGTTGTTTTGTTTTTTCAGTATTTCAAAGAACTTTTTAACAACACATTTGAAATATTTTTCAATTTTCCTTATTTCTTTTTGTTAATTAAAAGTTAAATTTAAAGCTACTTTGTAACTTTTTGTTGTGGCATTACGTACAATGTTCAGAATTAAAATAATTTTTAGGGAGGAAATATAGATGAGACAGCTAAAAATCACCAAACAGGTTACCAATCGCGAAACGGCTTCATTAGACAAATATTTACAAGAAATTGGTAAAGTAGATTTAATTAGTGCCGATGAAGAAGTAGAATTGGCACAACGCATCAAAGCAGGAGATAACATTGCATTAGAGAAACTGACCAAAGCCAATTTGAGGTTTGTGGTATCCGTTGCAAAACAATATCAAAATCAAGGACTTACTCTTCCTGACCTTATCAATGAAGGAAATTTAGGACTTATCAAAGCGGCGCAACGTTTTGATGAAACGCGAGGCTTTAAGTTTATCTCGTATGCCGTTTGGTGGATTCGTCAATCTATCTTACAAGCGTTGGCAGAGCAGTCACGCATTGTAAGGCTTCCGCTTAATAAAATCGGTTCGATTAACAAAATCAATAAAATGTACGCCTATTTGGAACAGGCACACGAGCGAGTTCCTTCTGCTGAAGAAATTGCCAAAGAGTTGGATATGTCAGTGAATGATGTAAAAGAGTCGATGAAAAACTCTGGCAGACACATTTCTATGGACGCTCCTTTGGTGGAAGGTGAAGACTCAAACCTTTATGACGTTTTACGAAGCAATGAGTCGCCAAATCCTGATAGGGAACTTTTGCACGAATCGCTGCGTACCGAAATTGAACGTGCTTTGGAAACACTCACCCCCCGCGAAGCCGATGTAATTCGCCTTTATTTCGGATTGGGCGACCAACACGCAATGACCCTTGAAGAAATTGGAGAAACTTTTGAACTTACCCGAGAGCGTGTCCGTCAAATCAAAGAAAAAGCCATACGCAGATTAAAACATACCTCACGAAGTAAAATATTAAAAACATATTTAGGATAAACCTTAATTGGTTGTCTTTAACAATTCAAAAAGTTACTTATCTTTGCGCAAAGAAGGTAACTTTTTTATTTATCACTAATCTAAAACATATAATTCACAAAAACAAACAACAATGATTTTAGCTCCTTCAATGCTTGCCGCAGATTTCGCAAATTTACAACGAGATGTTGAAATGGTTAATAAAAGTCAAGCAGACTGGTTTCATATTGATATTATGGATGGCGTTTTTGTTCCGAATATCTCCTATGGTATGCCTGTACTTGAGGCTATCGGTAAACACGCTCAAAAACCACTAGATGTCCACCTGATGATTGTTAATCCTGATCGGTATATATCTACCTTTAAAAAACTAGGAAGTGAAATTTTAACCGTTCATTATGAGGCTTGTACTCATTTACACAGAACCATTCAAGCCATCAAAAACGAAGGTATGAAAGCAGGAGTGGCACTAAATCCGCATACGCCAGTGGCTGTACTAGAAGATATTATACAAGACATTGATTTATTGCTTATTATGAGTGTAAATCCTGGTTTTGGCGGACAATCATTCATTGAAAATACGTTTAAAAAAATCCATCAAGCCAAACAACTCATTCAAAAATCAGGCTCGAAAGCACTCATTGAAGTAGATGGAGGAGTTACCGATAAAAATGCTCAAGCGCTTATGGAAGCAGGTGCTGATGCTTTGGTGGCTGGAAGTTTTGTATTTAACTCTCAAAGCCCGATGCAAACCATAGCAAATCTAAAAAAATAATAATCTAAAAAAATAATAATCTAAAAAAATAATAATCTAAAAAATCTCACACTATAAAATATGGAAAACATCGAATTAAATATACAGCACACTAATAATCCAACCATTATAAAATTAGAAGCTTCAAATTTGTTGGTAAAAGGAAGCTACGAATATAAGAATATTGACCAGGCAAAAGATTCGCCTCTAGCACAACAACTTTTTTATCTACCATTTATAAAAACAGTTTATATCTCTGGAAATTTCATCGCCTTAGAGCGCTTTTCTATTGTACAATGGGAAGACGTTGAGCAGGAGGTCGCCCAACAAATATTGGCTTATATCCGTTCAGGTAAAGAAATTGTTATCAATGATGCCCAACAAAAAAATCTACCCATTACGGTCTATGCTGAAAGTACGCCCAATCCAACAGTAATGAAGTTTGTCGCTAATAAGAAATTAGTAAACAATGTATATGAATTTAAATCAATAGATGAAGCTAAAGCATCGCCTTTAGCCTTAGCTTTATTTCATTTTCCGTTTGTAAAAGAAGTCTTTATAGATGAAAATTACATTTCGGTTACTAAGTACGATATTGCTGATTGGAATGATATAACAATGGAATTGCGCGAGTTTATTCGGAATCATATTGCTCAAGGAAAGGATGTTATTGCTGCTTCAGAGGTTGAAAAAAGAACAAATGAAAAGCAAGAAGCAAAAACCACTGAT
This genomic window from Capnocytophaga canimorsus contains:
- the rpe gene encoding ribulose-phosphate 3-epimerase, with product MILAPSMLAADFANLQRDVEMVNKSQADWFHIDIMDGVFVPNISYGMPVLEAIGKHAQKPLDVHLMIVNPDRYISTFKKLGSEILTVHYEACTHLHRTIQAIKNEGMKAGVALNPHTPVAVLEDIIQDIDLLLIMSVNPGFGGQSFIENTFKKIHQAKQLIQKSGSKALIEVDGGVTDKNAQALMEAGADALVAGSFVFNSQSPMQTIANLKK
- a CDS encoding NifU family protein, translated to MENIELNIQHTNNPTIIKLEASNLLVKGSYEYKNIDQAKDSPLAQQLFYLPFIKTVYISGNFIALERFSIVQWEDVEQEVAQQILAYIRSGKEIVINDAQQKNLPITVYAESTPNPTVMKFVANKKLVNNVYEFKSIDEAKASPLALALFHFPFVKEVFIDENYISVTKYDIADWNDITMELREFIRNHIAQGKDVIAASEVEKRTNEKQEAKTTDAVSQQIMDIIEEYVKPAVASDGGNIHFLSYDAQTHLVQVMLQGACSGCPSSTFTLKNGIETMLRDMLQNPQLKVEAING